From Streptomyces durmitorensis, a single genomic window includes:
- a CDS encoding PD-(D/E)XK motif protein has product MIDESIWRELETPQPGAGRSVRRLFPESPHDIHLSVTHPGHRRMLLLRADARAADRVRRLLVDLPQASGLSLSLSSISPREFELQVSLTADDLREVFSPLVEDIAEVVRDTDSGETALEAAVRRFLHWQQLMRTVSRDGLGSEGRRGLFGELYFLREYVLPAIPHTAAVSAWTGPEGTAQDFQLTHAGVEIKTTTVKSPSTVRISNERQLDDTGVEALLLAQISVDERRGGSGESLNTMVDSVRSEIDNPLARARLDAQLIRAGYFPNQRDFYDEPRFTLRRADLWKVADGFPRIVESDLAQGVGNCIYDISVSALEQHRVSTAEVAELIRGTDG; this is encoded by the coding sequence GTGATCGACGAGAGCATCTGGCGCGAGCTGGAGACCCCCCAGCCCGGAGCAGGACGTTCCGTCCGACGCCTGTTCCCCGAGTCGCCTCACGACATCCATCTGTCGGTGACCCACCCGGGGCACCGCCGGATGCTGTTGCTGCGCGCCGATGCCAGGGCCGCTGACCGTGTCCGGCGCCTCCTCGTCGATCTGCCCCAGGCCAGTGGCCTGAGCCTGTCACTCAGTTCGATCTCTCCTCGGGAGTTCGAACTCCAGGTGTCGCTGACAGCCGACGACCTCCGCGAGGTCTTCTCTCCGTTGGTTGAGGACATCGCGGAGGTCGTGCGGGATACGGACTCGGGCGAGACGGCGCTCGAGGCGGCGGTGCGGCGATTCCTCCACTGGCAGCAGCTCATGCGGACCGTGAGCCGGGACGGGCTGGGGAGCGAGGGCCGACGGGGACTGTTCGGCGAGCTGTACTTCCTGCGCGAGTACGTGCTGCCCGCGATACCCCACACCGCCGCGGTGTCCGCATGGACAGGGCCCGAGGGAACGGCCCAGGACTTCCAGCTCACTCACGCGGGAGTCGAGATCAAGACGACGACCGTGAAGAGCCCCAGCACCGTACGCATCTCGAACGAACGGCAGCTCGACGACACCGGAGTCGAGGCCCTGCTGTTGGCCCAGATCTCGGTGGACGAGAGGCGAGGTGGTTCCGGCGAGAGCCTGAACACGATGGTCGACAGCGTCAGGAGCGAGATCGACAACCCACTCGCACGGGCACGGCTGGACGCGCAACTGATCCGAGCAGGGTACTTCCCTAATCAGCGAGACTTCTACGACGAGCCTCGGTTCACTCTCCGGCGCGCGGACCTGTGGAAGGTGGCCGACGGTTTCCCCCGCATCGTGGAGTCGGATCTCGCTCAGGGAGTCGGAAACTGCATCTACGACATCAGCGTCTCAGCGCTTGAGCAGCACCGTGTATCGACCGCCGAGGTCGCCGAACTGATCAGAGGTACCGATGGCTGA
- a CDS encoding AIPR family protein, with protein MAELALHDYVRTLMNDIQSLAENEGASIPKTFTRRVLEQLEEAGVVSNSHVAYHQEHGVVVYGFGVSEDRSTLDLYTTEYDLAQGQPGADKLTKGDTAKAYRRLLAFLRKCGTIRNNHPETTEVHELCEGVEKALADAVKIRLFLFSNQVSTAGALPEPTDLNGVPVIHELWDLTRLHRHETSGSLSEPIVVDFDPPLPCLSAESTEPDHSVTLAVLPGALLAQLYDDHRARLLELNVRAFLQIRTGVNRKIRETLLKRPERFLAYNNGITATASEAEFVLDANGNCVAIRQLTGLQIVNGGQTTATLHHVMKRDKKDLSEVRVQMKLSLVAPEHLEEIVPRISEYSNTQNKVTLVDFSSNHRFHVDFERVSRALWAPATDESGQETRWFYERARGQYAQEEAKHVTVPARRKFRALHPTRQRFSKADLAKYVNSWNELPHLVSRGAQKNFNEFMERTKREPPVVDISFCKRVIAMGLLFKAVDAVAKEHEAGSHKALVTAYTMARLCSATEKRIDLDRIWREQGVSPALVAAVHDLCPLVMERVIAPGKHVTEWAKSSTCWEDVSRLKWDIPEELSTELLAQPVEFTEDTSEAEEQRLADVRAIGAEEWEALGEWARQTRNLEPSERQLATVIATRLRTGGDITATQAAQVLSVHETAIGIGFSPAVI; from the coding sequence ATGGCTGAGCTGGCCCTTCACGACTACGTCCGCACGCTCATGAACGACATACAGTCGCTAGCGGAGAACGAGGGCGCCTCCATCCCGAAGACGTTCACTCGACGTGTGTTGGAGCAGCTCGAGGAGGCGGGCGTGGTCTCCAACTCCCACGTCGCTTACCACCAAGAACACGGTGTTGTCGTGTATGGCTTCGGCGTGAGCGAAGATCGCTCGACTCTTGACCTGTACACCACCGAGTACGACCTCGCCCAGGGACAGCCCGGAGCTGACAAGCTCACCAAGGGCGACACCGCCAAGGCGTACCGTCGGCTACTCGCTTTCCTCCGTAAGTGCGGCACCATCCGCAACAATCACCCCGAGACGACAGAGGTACATGAGCTCTGCGAGGGCGTCGAGAAAGCCCTCGCCGACGCCGTCAAGATCCGGCTGTTCCTTTTCAGTAACCAGGTGAGCACAGCAGGCGCTCTCCCGGAACCGACGGACTTGAACGGCGTACCCGTTATCCACGAGCTCTGGGATCTCACACGGCTCCATCGCCACGAGACCTCGGGATCCCTCAGTGAACCCATCGTGGTGGATTTCGATCCCCCGCTTCCCTGCCTGTCGGCAGAGAGTACTGAGCCCGACCACTCGGTGACTCTCGCCGTACTGCCGGGAGCACTGCTTGCCCAGCTTTACGACGACCATCGAGCGCGGCTACTAGAACTTAACGTCCGGGCCTTCCTCCAGATCCGCACCGGCGTCAACCGCAAAATCCGCGAGACGTTGTTGAAGCGGCCGGAGCGCTTCCTGGCGTACAACAACGGGATCACCGCCACGGCATCAGAGGCGGAATTCGTGCTGGATGCAAATGGCAACTGCGTCGCTATCCGACAGCTGACCGGGCTCCAGATCGTGAATGGCGGTCAGACGACCGCCACGCTGCACCACGTCATGAAGCGGGACAAGAAGGACCTCTCTGAGGTCAGAGTGCAGATGAAGCTGTCCCTGGTCGCTCCTGAACATCTCGAGGAGATCGTCCCCCGGATCTCGGAGTACTCCAACACGCAGAACAAGGTGACGCTAGTCGACTTCAGCTCCAACCATCGGTTCCACGTGGACTTCGAGCGAGTCAGCCGGGCCCTGTGGGCACCAGCCACAGACGAGTCCGGCCAGGAGACTCGTTGGTTCTACGAACGGGCTCGGGGCCAGTACGCGCAAGAGGAGGCAAAGCACGTCACCGTACCGGCCAGACGGAAGTTCCGGGCTCTTCATCCCACAAGGCAACGGTTCAGCAAGGCTGACCTCGCCAAGTACGTGAACTCATGGAACGAGCTTCCGCACCTTGTGAGCCGTGGCGCCCAGAAGAACTTCAACGAGTTCATGGAACGCACGAAGAGAGAGCCGCCCGTAGTCGACATCTCCTTCTGCAAGCGGGTGATCGCCATGGGGCTGCTTTTCAAGGCTGTGGACGCGGTGGCGAAGGAGCACGAAGCCGGCAGTCACAAGGCTCTCGTCACCGCCTACACCATGGCCCGGTTGTGCTCGGCGACGGAAAAGCGGATCGACCTCGACCGAATCTGGCGTGAGCAGGGTGTCTCCCCAGCGCTCGTGGCCGCAGTTCACGACCTGTGTCCCCTTGTGATGGAGAGAGTGATCGCGCCGGGCAAGCACGTGACGGAGTGGGCGAAGAGCAGCACCTGCTGGGAGGACGTCTCCCGCCTCAAGTGGGACATCCCCGAGGAACTCAGCACCGAACTACTGGCGCAGCCAGTCGAGTTCACGGAAGACACGTCAGAGGCCGAAGAACAGCGGTTGGCCGACGTCCGAGCCATCGGTGCCGAGGAGTGGGAAGCGCTCGGCGAGTGGGCACGTCAGACCCGAAACCTCGAGCCCTCCGAACGGCAGCTCGCGACCGTGATCGCCACCAGGCTACGGACCGGTGGCGACATCACGGCCACCCAAGCCGCTCAAGTTCTGTCAGTGCACGAGACTGCTATCGGAATCGGGTTCAGTCCTGCCGTGATCTGA
- the dcm gene encoding DNA cytosine methyltransferase, translating into MEKGKYEVPLERSDYLQLTRHPESCTEEEFPAWLERHASDRLAVDLFSGAGGLSSGVEQAGWTVATAVDFDERALETHAGNFPGLSLRMDLGDPGERDRLVGLLTNAKIDLIAGGPPCQPFSRAGRSKIRDLVLNHKRDPRDRRKELWQAYLDVVTRVRPRAVLMENVPDMGLGDDFAVVRIIEEKLETLGYATQVRLVDAWHYGVPQHRKRLILLARNDVERFDWSPKRDKHVSLRDAIGDLPGLDVIARERVGARTLPYQDGQELSEFAAQMRRGADPKVVYDHMTRRVRPDDWEIFSYHMDSSTLYSDIPKKLRRYRADNFTDKYKRLDWQDRSRSITAHIAKDGYWYIHPREPRTLTVREAARVQTFPDRFRFAGTRSDAFRQIGNAVPPLLGKEAAMAVLPVAGVRAPQGGLQPHWRVVRDDLTAWADKARKGEEWYQFPGDEMLSTQAAVMAVLSGSKMKPMQLRELMELTRGRKAVTQRLYGALIKKAPTPGVAAKIARLLPLVGDRYAWQPSKSHAVPERIGLRPAEERLYSLLVGDQDLLLVTQGAIRVAARLNNSDADRTNRLSDGRVNLVRVVGASDGPLRMAALRVIGSTLCTARNPYCAQCPLRKHCAGKPEGEDLFHHAGEAGVSTAH; encoded by the coding sequence GTGGAGAAGGGGAAGTACGAGGTTCCCCTGGAGAGGTCGGACTACCTCCAGCTGACTCGCCATCCGGAAAGCTGCACGGAGGAGGAGTTTCCTGCTTGGCTGGAGAGACATGCGTCTGACCGACTCGCAGTGGACCTGTTCTCTGGTGCAGGTGGCCTGAGCTCTGGGGTCGAGCAGGCTGGCTGGACCGTAGCCACCGCTGTGGACTTCGATGAACGGGCACTTGAGACGCATGCCGGTAACTTTCCCGGCCTCAGCCTCCGTATGGATCTTGGGGATCCGGGCGAACGTGATCGACTTGTCGGTCTACTGACGAATGCCAAAATTGATCTGATCGCTGGCGGCCCACCTTGTCAGCCTTTCAGCCGAGCTGGCCGCAGCAAGATCCGGGATCTCGTGCTCAACCACAAGCGGGACCCACGTGATCGCCGAAAGGAGCTGTGGCAGGCGTACCTGGACGTGGTCACCCGCGTACGTCCGCGCGCAGTGCTGATGGAGAATGTCCCGGACATGGGGTTGGGGGACGATTTCGCAGTTGTCCGCATCATCGAGGAGAAGCTGGAGACCCTCGGATACGCCACGCAGGTGCGGCTGGTCGATGCGTGGCACTACGGGGTGCCCCAGCACAGGAAGCGGCTCATCCTTCTCGCCCGGAACGATGTCGAGAGGTTCGACTGGAGTCCGAAGAGGGACAAGCACGTCTCGCTCCGTGATGCTATCGGGGACCTTCCAGGACTCGACGTCATTGCGCGGGAGAGGGTCGGCGCACGCACGCTTCCTTACCAGGATGGGCAGGAGTTGTCCGAGTTCGCCGCTCAGATGCGTAGGGGTGCTGACCCTAAGGTGGTATATGACCACATGACGCGCCGGGTTCGGCCGGACGATTGGGAGATCTTCTCCTACCACATGGACTCGAGCACGCTGTACTCGGATATCCCCAAGAAGCTGCGACGCTACAGAGCGGACAACTTCACGGATAAGTACAAGAGGTTGGACTGGCAGGACCGTAGTCGTTCGATCACGGCGCATATCGCCAAGGACGGCTACTGGTACATCCACCCCCGGGAGCCTCGGACACTCACCGTGCGGGAGGCAGCTCGGGTTCAGACGTTTCCGGATCGATTCCGCTTCGCCGGAACGCGGAGCGACGCCTTCCGGCAGATTGGCAACGCCGTTCCTCCACTCCTGGGCAAGGAAGCGGCCATGGCGGTTCTGCCTGTCGCTGGTGTGCGGGCGCCTCAAGGCGGGCTTCAGCCGCACTGGCGCGTCGTCCGAGACGACCTGACGGCGTGGGCAGACAAGGCGCGAAAGGGCGAGGAGTGGTACCAGTTCCCAGGTGACGAGATGCTGTCGACGCAGGCCGCCGTCATGGCCGTCCTTTCGGGCTCAAAGATGAAGCCCATGCAGCTTCGAGAGCTTATGGAACTCACACGGGGACGCAAGGCGGTCACGCAGCGGTTGTACGGGGCACTGATTAAGAAAGCCCCCACCCCTGGGGTGGCTGCGAAGATCGCACGCCTGCTTCCCCTCGTCGGCGACCGGTACGCGTGGCAGCCGTCGAAAAGCCACGCGGTTCCGGAGCGTATCGGGCTGCGCCCCGCAGAGGAGCGTTTGTACAGCCTTCTCGTTGGGGACCAAGATCTTCTTCTGGTCACGCAGGGAGCAATCCGAGTCGCTGCGAGACTCAACAACAGTGACGCCGATCGCACTAACAGACTGAGCGATGGAAGGGTCAATCTCGTCCGAGTGGTGGGTGCAAGTGACGGCCCCCTACGGATGGCCGCGCTGCGTGTCATCGGGAGCACACTGTGCACCGCGAGAAACCCCTACTGCGCACAGTGCCCCCTGCGGAAGCACTGTGCAGGGAAGCCGGAAGGGGAAGACCTCTTTCACCACGCAGGTGAAGCTGGTGTGAGCACGGCGCACTGA
- a CDS encoding helix-turn-helix domain-containing protein — protein sequence MDAAQQETTARARELQRNWYGEPLGALFRRLIDDLGLNQARLAGVLGLSAPMLSQLMSGQRAKIGNPAVVQRVQLLQELAGQVADGSVSAAEATDRMDEIKKSQGGSVLTNTSQSTTSSGAPTVKRVVREIQSLLRSVAAAGDIIDAADSLAPTHPELAEFLRVYGAGRTADAVAHYEAHQN from the coding sequence ATGGACGCCGCACAGCAAGAGACGACCGCGAGAGCACGAGAGCTCCAGCGGAACTGGTACGGGGAGCCGCTGGGGGCGCTCTTCCGCCGTCTCATCGATGATCTGGGCCTCAACCAGGCACGCCTCGCCGGCGTCCTCGGTCTGTCCGCGCCCATGCTGTCCCAGCTGATGAGCGGGCAGCGCGCCAAGATCGGCAACCCCGCGGTCGTCCAGCGCGTCCAGCTCCTCCAGGAGCTGGCGGGCCAGGTCGCCGACGGCAGCGTGAGCGCCGCCGAGGCCACCGACCGCATGGACGAGATCAAGAAGTCCCAGGGCGGCTCCGTCCTGACCAACACCTCGCAGTCGACGACGAGTTCGGGTGCGCCCACAGTGAAGCGTGTGGTGCGCGAGATCCAGTCACTGCTGCGCTCCGTCGCCGCGGCGGGCGACATCATCGATGCCGCGGACTCCCTCGCACCGACCCACCCGGAACTGGCAGAGTTCCTCCGGGTATACGGCGCCGGACGCACCGCGGACGCGGTCGCCCACTACGAGGCGCACCAGAACTGA
- a CDS encoding serine/threonine-protein kinase: MGEVFAGRYELVDPVGRGGVGAVWRAWDHRRRRYVAAKVLQQSDAHALLRFVREQALRIDHPHVLAPASWAADDDKVLFTMALVAGGSLAHVIGDYGALPPRLVCTLLDQLLSGLAAVHAEGVVHRDIKPANILLEATGTARPHLRLSDFGISMRMGEPRLTETNYVVGTPGYFAPEQMMGAEPDFTADLFAVGLVALYLLQGAKPDAKALIEHFAAHGTPGAPKGVPEPLWQVVATLLQPDPLARFRTATGARKALNSAAELLPEPGPDDEIVEIFDQLGPLPRGFGPDGPLTTPPPPDFAPPSVPVPPPSVPPPPLSAPQTGSFPLAQPPQAQPPQATPPQATPPSGQPVQQATPPPLPAQSPHVPSPQQVPIQTASAQVPVPGAVPVPAPVQVPAPTPAQAQAPMPLAPHEPSQSVTPSAHHVAAPTYPYTAHAPQVPLQSRPVPQRHRQKRPGPPPKVAIPMLLAALACFAVGIWALTQT, encoded by the coding sequence ATGGGTGAGGTCTTCGCCGGCCGCTACGAACTGGTCGACCCGGTCGGACGCGGGGGAGTCGGAGCGGTCTGGCGCGCCTGGGACCACCGGCGGCGCCGCTATGTGGCCGCCAAGGTCCTGCAACAGAGCGACGCGCACGCGCTGTTGCGCTTCGTGCGGGAGCAGGCGCTCCGGATCGACCACCCCCATGTGCTCGCGCCCGCCAGCTGGGCCGCCGACGACGACAAGGTCCTTTTCACCATGGCCCTGGTCGCCGGCGGCTCGCTGGCCCATGTGATCGGTGACTACGGCGCGCTGCCGCCCCGCCTGGTCTGCACGCTCCTGGACCAGCTGCTCTCCGGTCTCGCGGCGGTGCATGCCGAGGGGGTCGTGCACCGTGACATCAAGCCCGCCAACATCCTGCTGGAGGCCACCGGCACCGCGCGTCCGCATCTGCGGCTCTCCGACTTCGGCATCTCGATGCGGATGGGCGAGCCGCGGCTGACCGAGACCAACTATGTGGTGGGGACGCCCGGTTACTTCGCGCCGGAGCAAATGATGGGTGCCGAGCCGGACTTCACCGCCGACCTCTTCGCCGTCGGCCTGGTGGCCCTCTATCTGCTGCAGGGCGCCAAGCCGGACGCCAAGGCCCTGATCGAGCACTTCGCCGCGCACGGCACTCCTGGGGCGCCGAAGGGCGTGCCGGAGCCGCTGTGGCAGGTCGTCGCCACGCTTCTCCAGCCGGACCCGCTCGCGCGGTTCCGCACCGCCACGGGCGCGCGCAAGGCGTTGAACTCGGCCGCCGAGCTGCTGCCCGAGCCGGGGCCCGACGACGAGATCGTCGAGATCTTCGACCAACTGGGCCCGCTCCCGCGAGGGTTCGGCCCCGACGGGCCCCTCACGACCCCACCACCGCCGGACTTCGCTCCCCCCTCTGTTCCGGTTCCGCCGCCCTCCGTTCCGCCCCCGCCGCTCTCCGCGCCGCAGACGGGGAGCTTCCCCCTGGCCCAGCCACCGCAGGCCCAGCCACCGCAGGCCACGCCGCCGCAGGCCACGCCGCCGTCGGGTCAGCCGGTGCAGCAGGCCACGCCGCCCCCGCTTCCCGCTCAGTCCCCGCATGTCCCCTCCCCCCAACAGGTGCCGATCCAGACGGCGTCGGCTCAGGTGCCCGTACCGGGAGCTGTGCCGGTACCAGCCCCCGTACAGGTCCCGGCCCCGACACCGGCCCAAGCCCAGGCCCCCATGCCCCTCGCACCCCACGAACCCTCACAGTCCGTGACACCGTCAGCGCATCACGTAGCCGCCCCTACTTATCCATACACCGCTCACGCCCCGCAGGTTCCACTCCAAAGCCGACCAGTTCCGCAGCGCCACCGGCAGAAACGACCGGGACCGCCCCCGAAGGTGGCGATCCCGATGCTGCTGGCCGCGCTGGCGTGCTTCGCGGTGGGCATCTGGGCGCTGACCCAGACCTGA
- a CDS encoding DLW-39 family protein, producing the protein MKKLLLVALAAIGGLLVYRQIQADRAEQDLWTEATDSVPTGS; encoded by the coding sequence GTGAAGAAGCTTCTCCTGGTCGCACTGGCCGCCATCGGCGGACTCCTCGTGTACCGCCAGATCCAGGCGGATCGCGCCGAGCAGGATCTGTGGACGGAGGCGACTGACTCCGTGCCCACGGGTTCGTGA
- a CDS encoding DUF6344 domain-containing protein, giving the protein MTGTKAMKLWTTLITAFLALFATLGFTTTATAATPVQQATETCKSAPTMTAPLAAYWAAAYERSLPPTMKQRIRAEAHGSSPSCRHLPTDDTETAVEAEAHPGGLAAEP; this is encoded by the coding sequence ATGACCGGCACCAAGGCCATGAAGCTGTGGACCACGCTCATCACCGCCTTCCTCGCACTCTTCGCCACACTGGGATTCACGACGACGGCAACGGCGGCCACGCCGGTACAGCAGGCCACGGAAACGTGCAAGAGCGCGCCGACCATGACGGCACCACTCGCGGCCTACTGGGCAGCAGCGTACGAACGGTCCTTGCCGCCCACGATGAAGCAGCGCATCCGTGCCGAGGCCCACGGGTCATCCCCCAGCTGCCGCCATCTCCCCACGGACGACACGGAGACGGCCGTTGAGGCCGAGGCCCATCCGGGCGGGCTCGCCGCAGAACCGTAA
- a CDS encoding 2'-5' RNA ligase family protein has product MSRLAGGARTALVAPVREAEAVVGPFRRVLDHTASWPVPAHVTVLYPFLTPERITKTVIDGVRACLATVPAFACTFSRVAWFGQDVMWLAPEPDAPFRALTEAVVRRFPECPPYRGAHPDPTPHLTVGSAHLADLAAMRQAAGELEAKVPIRARIDRVRLIAGNDAPGSWRTVGEFTLQTA; this is encoded by the coding sequence ATGAGCAGACTCGCGGGCGGGGCCAGGACGGCACTCGTCGCTCCCGTGCGGGAGGCGGAGGCGGTGGTGGGGCCCTTCCGGCGCGTCCTGGATCACACGGCATCCTGGCCCGTTCCGGCGCACGTCACGGTCCTCTATCCGTTCCTCACGCCTGAGCGCATCACCAAGACGGTGATCGACGGCGTGCGAGCGTGCTTGGCGACGGTGCCTGCCTTCGCCTGCACGTTCTCTCGGGTCGCATGGTTCGGACAGGACGTCATGTGGCTCGCGCCGGAGCCCGATGCCCCGTTCCGTGCGCTCACCGAAGCCGTGGTGCGCCGGTTTCCCGAGTGCCCGCCCTACCGGGGCGCGCATCCAGACCCGACGCCGCACCTGACCGTCGGGAGTGCGCACCTGGCGGATCTGGCCGCCATGCGGCAGGCAGCCGGGGAGTTGGAGGCGAAGGTGCCGATCAGGGCTCGAATCGACCGCGTCCGGTTGATCGCCGGGAATGACGCCCCAGGATCGTGGCGCACGGTGGGTGAGTTCACGTTGCAGACCGCGTAG